One genomic window of Leptospira paudalimensis includes the following:
- a CDS encoding HEAT repeat domain-containing protein — MKFQNVLLFVFLWNVSVFSEQDEVFFETQRKRLSSSDIFEIRDAIDRLTFIKSNRGYRDILSALEGTPNFPTSENNAPAVKFYAAKALAKKGDKIAIPVLTKTFQKESASIIEYNPPKVRKISDGVADRHSTSSPYFYEDGEISMVLACGEMLRALGSLPSTESSEQTIKQALSHPNFYIRSSAADAMYESHRKEWITPLTDGLGKEQVPYAKISILSAIVGLERLPNQNFKAVTEMLSHEDPEVRKKASLALRRLDLRIAAPYLEKAILVENHPNVLSQMKEDHSYLLSFRSP, encoded by the coding sequence ATGAAATTCCAAAATGTTCTACTATTCGTCTTTTTATGGAATGTAAGTGTATTTTCAGAACAAGATGAGGTCTTTTTTGAAACCCAAAGGAAACGACTTTCCTCTTCCGATATCTTCGAAATTCGTGATGCCATTGACCGATTAACATTTATTAAATCAAATCGAGGTTATAGGGATATACTTTCTGCCTTAGAGGGGACACCCAATTTCCCAACGAGTGAGAACAATGCCCCCGCGGTGAAATTTTATGCGGCAAAAGCTCTTGCGAAAAAAGGGGACAAAATTGCGATTCCTGTTCTCACCAAAACGTTTCAAAAAGAGTCGGCTTCCATCATCGAATACAACCCTCCAAAGGTAAGAAAAATCAGTGACGGTGTTGCCGATCGTCATTCTACATCGAGCCCGTACTTTTATGAAGATGGTGAAATTTCCATGGTATTGGCTTGTGGAGAGATGTTACGAGCGTTAGGTTCGCTCCCATCCACGGAATCCTCCGAACAAACGATAAAACAAGCATTGTCTCATCCTAATTTTTATATTCGAAGTTCTGCAGCCGATGCGATGTATGAATCCCATCGTAAGGAGTGGATCACTCCTCTTACGGATGGACTTGGGAAAGAACAGGTTCCCTATGCAAAAATCTCCATTTTATCGGCTATTGTGGGTTTAGAACGATTACCCAACCAAAATTTTAAAGCGGTGACAGAGATGTTATCCCATGAGGATCCAGAAGTAAGAAAAAAAGCCTCTCTAGCTTTACGCCGATTAGACCTTAGGATTGCAGCACCTTACCTAGAAAAGGCGATTCTTGTTGAAAATCACCCAAATGTTTTATCTCAAATGAAAGAAGATCATTCCTATCTACTTTCATTTCGTAGCCCCTAG
- a CDS encoding polyhydroxyalkanoate synthesis regulator DNA-binding domain-containing protein — MKLLKRYANRRLYDPETSSTITLEDVAKMIIGGEEIKVQDNLSGEDITPKILGQTFLKVSLGQRNEDFSNFMLTSLIRETGRDISGLFERLVLGGIGANYLTRERLERIVNSMVELGELKEVDFSLYREDLLRKMASRASEKKEQIQKDLEKFSQSILEEDKATLGDLSEKLKEVAEKLKEN; from the coding sequence ATGAAGCTCCTCAAGCGATACGCAAACCGTAGGCTCTATGATCCAGAAACAAGTTCCACCATCACCTTAGAAGATGTGGCAAAGATGATCATCGGTGGGGAAGAAATCAAAGTCCAAGACAACCTTTCTGGCGAAGACATTACACCCAAGATCCTTGGACAAACTTTTTTAAAGGTAAGCCTTGGCCAAAGGAACGAAGATTTTTCTAATTTTATGTTAACTTCTCTCATCCGAGAGACCGGCCGTGATATTTCTGGTCTGTTTGAACGTTTGGTTTTAGGTGGAATTGGAGCCAATTACCTTACCCGCGAACGGTTGGAAAGGATTGTCAATTCGATGGTGGAACTCGGGGAATTGAAGGAAGTGGACTTTAGCCTTTATAGAGAAGATTTACTCCGAAAGATGGCATCCCGCGCGAGTGAAAAAAAGGAACAAATCCAAAAGGATTTGGAAAAATTCAGCCAATCCATTTTGGAAGAAGACAAAGCAACCCTTGGCGACTTATCTGAAAAATTAAAAGAAGTCGCAGAAAAATTAAAAGAAAATTAG